The genomic region GTTGACGAAGCAGATACGCGGAACGCCGTAGCGGTCCGCCTGACGCCACACGGTCTCGGACTGGGGCTCAACGCCGGCGACACCGTCGAACACCGTCACGGCACCGTCGAGCACGCGCAGGGAGCGCTCCACCTCGACGGTGAAGTCGACGTGACCCGGGGTGTCGATGATGTTGATGGTGTAGTCGTTGTCCTCGAGCGGCCAGTGACAGGTGGTGGCAGCAGAGGTGATCGTGATGCCACGCTCCTGCTCCTGCTCCATCCAGTCCATGGTGGCAGCGCCGTCGTGGACCTCACCGATCTTGTACGAAACGCCGGTGTAGAACAGGATCCGCTCGGTGGTGGTCGTCTTGCCCGCGTCGATGTGGGCCATGATCCCGATGTTGCGGACCCTGGCCAGGTCAAGCGAAGTGGTAGCCATAAGGCTTCAGTCTTCTCTCGGTCTCGATGGGGTCTGCGACTACCAGCGGTAGTGCGCGAAGGCCTTGTTGGACTCGGCCATCTTGTGCGTGTCCTCGCGCTTCTTCACAGCGGCGCCCAGGCCGTTGCTGGCATCGAGGAGCTCGTTGAGCAGACGCTCGGTCATGGTCTTCTCGCGACGGGCGCGGGAGTAACCGACGAGCCAGCGCAGCGCCAGGGTGTTGGCACGGCCGGGCTTGACCTCGACCGGGACCTGGTAGGTGGCACCACCGACACGGCGGGACTTGACCTCGAGGGTCGGCTTGATGTTCTCGAGAGCGCGCTTCAGCGTGATGACCGGGTCGTTGCCGGTCTTCTCGCGCAGGCCCTCCATGGCGCCGTAGACGATGCGCTCGGCGGTGGAGCGCTTGCCGTTCAGCAGCACCTTGTTGATCAGGGAGGTCACCAGAGGAGAGCCGTAGACCGGGTCGATGATGACCGGGCGCTTCGGGGCGGGGCCCTTACGAGGCATTCTTACTTCTCCTTCTTGGCGCCGTAACGGCTGCGAGCCTGCTTGCGGTTCTTGACACCCTGGGTGTCGAGCGAGCCGCGGATGATCTTGTAGCGAACACCCGGCAGGTCCTTCACACGGCCGCCGCGCACGAGCACGATGGAGTGCTCCTGCAGGTTGTGTCCCTCACCCGGAATGTAAGCGGTGACCTCGATCCCGCTGGTCAGACGCACACGCGCGACCTTACGCAGGGCCGAGTTCGGCTTCTTCGGGGTGGTCGTGAACACACGCGTGCAGACGCCGCGACGCTGGGGCGAACCCTCGAGTGCGGGCGTCTTGTTCTTCTCGACCTTGTCCTGCCGGCCCTTGCGGACCAGCTGCTGGATCGTAGGCACTACTTCTCCGGTTTCTGTGTGCCGAATGGTGAAGCTAACCTGGAACGTCGCCGACCCACGCGGTCGGGTGTGTCGAATCCCGCGGACTCCCGCCGCCAGGCAGAATTAAGCGCAGATTGCGGTGGCCGGTGTCAGCTCGCTGTGCGGGTGATGGCACGCACGAGAGCCAGGGCACACCCCAGGCACAAGGTCTGAGCGTACCTATCGCATTCGCTGCGGTCAAAACAAATGGGTGCCGCCCGCATCACCATGCGGGACATGTCAAGCCCATCGGCCGTTCTCGATCTTCATTTCGATGACAGGCTGTCCGATTTACCCATCTTTCAAGCCGCCCGTACCGCCCGCGTCTGCCCATGCTTCGTGCGCGTCACCCGGCAGCGATGGACACCACCGTCAGCAACACCAGGACGAGTGCCCAGCCGGCCGTGGACAACCATCCGAGCACGAGACCGGTCAGCGCGAGCCCGTCCCCCAGCTCCCCCCGGCTGCGGATCTCGGCCCTCGCCACGTGGCCCAGCACCACGGCCGGAATCCCGGTCAGCCCCATGGTCGGCACGCAGAGCAGCCCGCACACGCCGGCCGCCACCGCCTTGCCGTTCGTCTGCGGCCGCGGCACGGGCGGGAAGGTCCGCGGCACGGGCACGACCCCGGCGGGCTGCGGCAGGGGCCCCTGCGGCAGATCGGCGACGAGCATCGTCAGCTCCCCCACGGTCCGCGCCGCGTACGCCCGCGCCACCCGCCTCTCGAACTCGTCGTGCTCCATCCGACCCTCGCCGTACCCGGCTCTCAGCACGTCCACGGCCCGCTCCCGATCGGCGTGCGAGGCGAGCATCGACGGGGCGCCGGACCCCTGCCAGGGTTGCCAGGACGGATAGGGCGGCTGCGACACGGAGCACCTCCCCGGGAGCCGGAGTCCTTCCATGATGCGCCGAAGCGGCGCATCCGGCACGGGTGCGTCCGGCAGGGGTGCGAACACCGGCCAGGCGGCTGATTGTCGCTCGTTCCTCCCATGGTCATCTCAAGTACGTTGACTGCCTGTACACGACAGGCATCGGCACAGGTGAAGGTGGGGGTCGGCGGGATGGCCGGGGGACAGGCACGAGCGTGGGACGACGACGGCGTCCCCTTCCTGGCCCGACTGGAGAAGGAGGACCGCGCCGCCCTGCTCGCCATCGGCCGCCCCCTGCGCTATCCGGCCCGCGGCGTCATCCTGCACCAGGACGAGCCCTCGTCCCACGTCCTGCTGTTGCTGCACGGCTGGACCAAGGTCACGGCGATCGCGGCCAACGGCTACGAGGCTCTGCTCGCCCTGCGCGGTCCCGGCGACATCATCGGTGAGGGCGCGGCGCTGAGCGGCCGCCACCGCTCGGCGACCGTGACGGCTCTGGAGACGGTCGAGGCGGTCGTCATCGACCAGGCCCGCTTCACCGTTTTCGTCTCGGACCACCCTCCGGTCGCATTACAGCTGCTGAGCCTGTCCACGGACCGGCAGCGCTCGACCGACCGCCGGCGGCTGGAGTGGGCGGCGCTCACCGTCCGGGAGCGGCTGGCCGTACTGCTCCTCGAACTGCTCCGCACCCACGGCAGCCGGACGGACGAGGGCATCGAACTCACCATCGGGCTCAGCCAGCAGGAGTTCGCCGGCTCGGTCGGTTCCTCGCGCGAGGCGGTGGCCCGGCTCCTCAAGGAGCTGCGGGACCGGCAGGTCGTCGCCACCCGGCGCCGCCGCATCGTCGTACTCCGCCCCGACGTACTGCGCCGCATCGCCGGCGAAAGCTAGGCCTGGCGTACGCACATCCTCCGCCCTCGGTCTGTGCACACGGTCACACTCCCTCCATGTCATCGGTCCTCTGACGCTCGGCTTCGGCCCGCCATCGTGCTGGGCGACAGACACCGACGTGCGAGAGGCAGCCATGACCGACCCCGTGTACCGCACGATCCTCCTCTTCGACATCGAGCAGTACGGCTCACGCGACGACGTGGAACAGGCGTTCCTGCGTCGCGTCCTCTACGACGTCGTCGACGCGACCCTGCTCGACGCCGCCGTCGACGAGACGGCCCGCCTGCGCGCCGACCGCGGCGACTCCGTCATGGAGCTCATCGACACCGCGGTCCCCGTACCGGCGCTGATCAAGACCCTCCTGACCGAGACCCCCGCCCTCCTCCACAACAAGAACCGCCTCCTCGCGACCAGCGCCCGCATGCGCCTGCGCATCGTCCTCTCCTCCGGCTACGTCGCCGTCGACGAACTCGACGGCTGGGTCGGCTCAGACCTGAATCACGCGGTCCGCCTCCTGGACTCCGACCCCCTGCGGGACGCCCTGAAGCAGCGCGAATCCGACTGCGTGCTGTGCGTGTCGGAAGGCGTCTACCAGGGAGTGGTACGCCACGGCCCGCTGGGCGTTCGCCCGGAGGAGTTCCATCGAGTGACCGTGGGGACGAAGGAGGGGCCTACGGTGGCGTGGGTGCACGGGGAGCCTGGCGCGCCGGGCTCCCCCGGGGCCTCCGCCGGGGCCGCCGTCTCGGGCCCGGACGCAGCCCCCCAGCACAACGAGGTCCACTTCGGCGGCGACCAGTACGGTCAGGCGGGCGGCACGCACTACGGCGACCAGCACTTCGACTTCACCGGCCGGGCCCGGGACGAGCGCCGATGAGCCAGGAGGAAGCGGCAGCGGGCGCGGCAAAACCGGCCGAGGAAGCGCAGGACGGCGAGCAGAAGAAGCAGGAAGAGGCCGCCGAGGAACAGCCGAGGCAGGAGGCGTGGGCCGCGCGCCGGGACCTGATCGCGCACGGCCCGGACTTCGTCTCCACCCTCGTCACCCGCGACCAGTTCGGCCAGACGGGCGGCACGCACTACGGCGACCAGCACTTCCACTTGGGAGGCGGGGCCGAGACACCCCGCACGCTGTCCGGGCCGATCCCCCAGTCGGAGATCGACGAACTGGCGGACGTCTTCCGGGGCTGCGACAGCTTCGACGAGGCGCTCGCACGGCTGAGGAACGACAGGCTGGTCATCCTGTCCGGCGGGCGCGAGACGGGCCGCCGTTCCGCCGCGCTGATGCTGC from Streptomyces chartreusis NRRL 3882 harbors:
- the rpsG gene encoding 30S ribosomal protein S7, with amino-acid sequence MPRKGPAPKRPVIIDPVYGSPLVTSLINKVLLNGKRSTAERIVYGAMEGLREKTGNDPVITLKRALENIKPTLEVKSRRVGGATYQVPVEVKPGRANTLALRWLVGYSRARREKTMTERLLNELLDASNGLGAAVKKREDTHKMAESNKAFAHYRW
- a CDS encoding Crp/Fnr family transcriptional regulator, which translates into the protein MAGGQARAWDDDGVPFLARLEKEDRAALLAIGRPLRYPARGVILHQDEPSSHVLLLLHGWTKVTAIAANGYEALLALRGPGDIIGEGAALSGRHRSATVTALETVEAVVIDQARFTVFVSDHPPVALQLLSLSTDRQRSTDRRRLEWAALTVRERLAVLLLELLRTHGSRTDEGIELTIGLSQQEFAGSVGSSREAVARLLKELRDRQVVATRRRRIVVLRPDVLRRIAGES
- a CDS encoding DUF1707 and DUF4190 domain-containing protein — encoded protein: MSQPPYPSWQPWQGSGAPSMLASHADRERAVDVLRAGYGEGRMEHDEFERRVARAYAARTVGELTMLVADLPQGPLPQPAGVVPVPRTFPPVPRPQTNGKAVAAGVCGLLCVPTMGLTGIPAVVLGHVARAEIRSRGELGDGLALTGLVLGWLSTAGWALVLVLLTVVSIAAG
- the rpsL gene encoding 30S ribosomal protein S12, producing the protein MPTIQQLVRKGRQDKVEKNKTPALEGSPQRRGVCTRVFTTTPKKPNSALRKVARVRLTSGIEVTAYIPGEGHNLQEHSIVLVRGGRVKDLPGVRYKIIRGSLDTQGVKNRKQARSRYGAKKEK